The Triticum aestivum cultivar Chinese Spring chromosome 3A, IWGSC CS RefSeq v2.1, whole genome shotgun sequence genome includes a region encoding these proteins:
- the LOC123061222 gene encoding fimbrin-2: MGFDGLVVVSDPYLQRRFTQADLRALQAQYAGLRDTAPTGRLRLRDLPAALTGLGSPTAMAAGKGEALRGDAGKENSSPPERALTDEEWSSVLTAVSRADEKPQLDVNFELFLRVYAEMQLRLKGGKKARERDGGQGIKRSSSSSAAFLTASTTTLLHTISESEKASYVGHINAYLAEDPFLKNALPVDPATNQLFHLTKDGVLLCKLINLAVPGTIDERAINTKRLLNLWEKNENHTLCLNSAKAIGCTVVNIGTQDLAEGRPHLILGLISQIIKIQLLADVNLKSTPQLVELVQDSQEMEELMSLSPEKILLRWMNFQLKKGGFQRTVTNFSSDIKDSEAYACLLNVLAPECSAKPSPMSVKDLLHRARLVLEHADRMGCKRYLAPKDIVDGLQNLNLAFVAHIFQKRNGLSKQMKQVSFVDGVSDDAQVSREERSFRLWINSLGISTYINNVFEDLRNGWVLLEVMDKVAPGSVNWKFANRPPIKLPFRKVENCNQLLKIGKEIKFSLVNIAGHDIVQGNKKLILAFLWQLMRYNILQLLKNLRFHSNGKEITDNDILLWANKKVKDSGRQSQMGSFKDRSLSSGIFFVNLLSAVEPRVVNWSLVTKGEKDEEKQMNASYIISVARKLGCSIFLLPEDITEVNQKMMLTLTASIMYWHLKRPTSYSLDPDNSSLCETSSISTSDDSASESSIDDSGTR, translated from the exons ATGGGATTCGACGGGCTGGTCGTCGTGTCCGACCCTTACCTGCAGCGCCGCTTCACGCAGGCGGACCTCCGCGCGCTCCAGGCACAG TACGCGGGGCTGCGGGACACGGCGCCCACCGGCAGGCTGCGGCTGCGGGACCTCCCCGCCGCGCTGACCGGCCTGGGGAGCCCCACCGCTATGGCCGCCGGTAAAGGGGAAGCGCTGCGCGGGGACGCCGGGAAAGAGAACAGCTCGCCGCCCGAGCGGGCGCTCACGGACGAGGAGTGGTCCTCCGTGCTCACGGCTGTCTCCCGCGCCGACGAGAAACCGCAGCTCGACGTCAACTTTGAGCTCTTCCTGCGCGTCTACGCCGAGATGCAGCTGCGGCTCAAGGGCGGGAAGAAGGCGCGCGAGCGCGACGGCGGCCAAGGCATTaagcgctcctcctcctcgtctgccGCCTTCCTCACGGCGTCCACCACCACGCTGCTGCACACCATCAGCGAATCTGAGAAGGCTTCCTACGTGGGCCACATCAATGCCTACCTCGCCGAGGATCCGTTCCTCAAGAACGCGCTGCCCGTCGATCCGGCCACCAACCAGCTCTTCCACCTCACTAAAGACGGCGTGTTGCTATG TAAGCTCATCAACTTGGCCGTTCCGGGGACCATCGACGAGCGTGCTATCAACACCAAGAGGCTGCTTAACTTGTGGGAGAAAAACGAGAACCACACCCTCTGTCTCAACTCTGCCAAGGCCATCGGCTGCACTGTTGTCAATATCGGCACGCAGGATCTCGCAGAGGGGAGG CCTCATCTTATCCTAGGGCTGATATCTCAGATTATCAAG ATACAACTATTGGCAGATGTAAACCTGAAGAGCACACCTCAGTTGGTCGAATTGGTTCAAGACAGCCAG GAGATGGAGGAGCTTATGAGCCTTTCTCCTGAAAAAATACTACTAAGGTGGATGAACTTTCAGCTGAAGAAAGGAGGTTTCCAGAGAACAGTAACAAATTTTTCATCGGATATAAAA GACAGTGAGGCATATGCTTGCTTGTTAAATGTCCTGGCTCCAGAATGCAGTGCTAAACCATCGCCAATGTCAGTAAAAGATCTTCTTCATAGAGCAAGATTAGTTCTTGAGCATGCAGATAGGATGGGCTGCAAAAGATATCTGGCCCCGAAAGACATAGTTGATGGTTTACAAAATCTAAATCTCGCCTTTGTGGCTCATATTTTTCAAAAAAG GAATGGGTTGTCGAAACAAATGAAGCAAGTTTCGTTTGTGGATGGAGTATCTGATGATGCTCAAGTTTCAAGGGAAGAGAGGTCATTTAGGCTATGGATTAACAGCCTTGGAATTTCTACATATATAAACAATGTATTCGAAGATCTTAGAAATGG ATGGGTGCTCCTTGAGGTCATGGATAAGGTTGCTCCTGGTTCAGTTAATTGGAAGTTTGCAAACCGACCCCCAATAAAACTTCCATTCAGAAAAGTTGAAAACTGTAATCAACTTCTGAAGATAGGAAAGGAAATAAAATTTTCCTTGGTGAATATTGCTGGTCATGATATTGTGCAAGGAAACAAGAAATTGATATTAG CTTTTCTCTGGCAATTGATGCGGTACAACATACTACAACTGTTGAAGAATCTTAGATTTCATTCGAATGGGAAGGAGATCACAGATAATGACATACTATTATGGGCTAACAAAAAGGTTAAGGATTCTGGAAGACAGTCTCAAATGGGAAGTTTCAAG GATAGAAGCCTTTCAAGTGGCATATTTTTTGTCAACTTACTAAGTGCTGTGGAGCCTCGCGTTGTGAATTGGAGCCTTGTAACCAAAGGAGAAAAAG ATGAAGAAAAACAAATGAATGCTTCCTACATCATCTCTGTGGCTAGAAAGCTTGGTTGCTCCATCTTCTTGCTGCCAGAGGATATAACGGAG GTCAACCAGAAGATGATGCTGACTTTGACAGCAAGCATCATGTATTGGCATTTGAAAAGGCCAACATCATATTCACTGGACCCTGACAACAGTAGTTTGTGTGAGACAAGTTCTATCTCAACTTCAGATGACTCCGCATCTGAATCATCAATTGATGATAGCGGAACTAGATAG